The following coding sequences lie in one Lolium perenne isolate Kyuss_39 chromosome 2, Kyuss_2.0, whole genome shotgun sequence genomic window:
- the LOC127332043 gene encoding transcription factor BHLH062 has protein sequence MVPRDAVNAAVGRTLVQGSVINNKCEKKAPKKIHKSEREKRKRGTQNDLFSELGAMLEPDRQNSGKASVLGDTTRILKDLVSQVESLRKENITLKNESHYVVLERNELRDDNSMLRSEILELHNKLRVHQQSGPIWSQDSTRSALTASYPTSRVFPVQHSPHLPVITETILPLQPIITEQSYAAPPRELQLFPEVSSASAEDSELSQDQGLSNSVARPQARYPTPAVVLSPVNQFPILPRMGEEQQYSSGTSEEHSLHRV, from the exons ATGGTGCCCAGGGACGCGGTGAATGCCGCCGTCGGGAGGACCCTCGTCCAAGG GTCCGTCATAAACAACAAGTGTGAGAAGAAGGCTCCGAAGAAAATCCACAAGTCGGAGAGGGAGAAGCGAAAGCGGGGCACGCAGAATGACCTCTTCAGCGAGCTGGGAGCCATGCTAG AACCAGATAGGCAGAACAGCGGGAAGGCATCCGTATTGGGTGACACCACACGGATACTCAAGGATTTAGTTTCACAAGTGGAATCTCTTCGCAAGGAGAATATCACACTGAAGAATGAATCTCACTAT GTTGTACTGGAGAGAAATGAACTGCGTGATGATAACAGTATGCTTCGCAGCGAAATCTTGGAGCTTCACAACAAGCTTAGAGTGCATCAGCAAAGCGGCCCTATTTGGAGCCAGGATAGTACAAGATCAGCTCTTACAGCATCTTATCCCACAAGCAGAGTGTTCCCAGTACAACATTCTCCACATTTACCAGTCATCACTGAGACGATACTTCCTCTGCAACCTATAATCACCGAGCAAAGCTATGCTGCCCCACCACGAGAGCTACAGCTCTTCCCAGAAGTTTCATCTGCATCTGCTGAAGACAGCGAACTGTCACAAGACCAGGGGCTTTCAAATAGTGTTGCACGGCCTCAGGCACGGTACCCGACACCAGCTGTGGTGTTGTCGCCAGTAAACCAATTCCCAATACTTCCAAGAATGGGAGAGGAGCAACAGTATAGTAGTGGCACTAGTGAGGAACATAGCCTACACCGGGTTTAA